A single region of the Sulfurimonas sp. genome encodes:
- a CDS encoding YifB family Mg chelatase-like AAA ATPase, with protein MMKRVSCATYEGIEAKVVHVESTLTKGLPSFSVVGMASASITEAKERVKSALLSNEFSFPPKRITINLAPSDVKKEGSQFDLSIALLIALDYVQDDLSEWFVFGELGLDGAVKENMQLYPLLLSLANQKIIKKTVVPYESLEKLSNIPNIEFYGVKTLNEAIELLKNSAEAMPNVTNKKIEYPTYDIAGEEYYFDDRYIEDFLDVKGQEVAKRAALISAAGFHNILLEGSPGCGKSMIAQRLRYILPPLSGDEILEIAKLDALEAIEPEFKPLRSYRAPHHSSTTASVFGGGSHKAKIGEVGLAHRGILFFDELPHFSKIILEALREPLQDNKIRISRVNAKVEYPSDFLFVGAMNPCPCGNLLNAQKECRCSELDVHRYKNRLSDPFLERIDLCVVMQQINPNDKATISSRDMHKQVIEVHKRVKLRGQKSFTAKLSDTEIDKFCVLSTEAKDILDMAVHKFALSFRSIKKIQKVARTIADLRAGDVIEKGDILEALSYRRR; from the coding sequence ATTATGAAAAGAGTTTCTTGTGCTACATATGAAGGTATAGAAGCAAAAGTCGTACATGTAGAGTCGACTTTAACAAAGGGATTGCCCTCATTTAGCGTTGTCGGGATGGCAAGTGCTTCTATAACCGAAGCTAAAGAGAGAGTCAAGTCCGCACTTTTAAGCAATGAATTTTCATTTCCGCCAAAACGCATAACAATCAATCTTGCTCCGAGCGATGTAAAAAAGGAGGGTAGTCAATTTGATTTGAGTATCGCTCTTCTGATTGCGCTTGATTATGTACAAGATGATTTAAGCGAGTGGTTTGTGTTTGGAGAGCTTGGGCTTGACGGGGCGGTAAAGGAGAATATGCAGCTCTACCCGCTTCTGCTTTCGCTTGCAAATCAAAAAATTATTAAAAAAACAGTAGTCCCGTATGAGAGTTTAGAGAAACTCTCAAATATACCAAACATCGAGTTTTACGGGGTTAAAACACTAAATGAAGCCATAGAGCTGCTTAAAAATTCTGCTGAGGCTATGCCGAATGTTACCAACAAAAAAATTGAGTATCCCACATATGACATCGCCGGTGAAGAGTACTATTTTGACGACAGATACATTGAAGATTTTTTAGATGTAAAAGGTCAAGAGGTTGCTAAAAGAGCGGCGCTCATCAGTGCAGCGGGGTTTCACAATATACTCTTAGAGGGAAGTCCCGGATGCGGAAAAAGTATGATTGCGCAAAGGCTAAGGTATATTTTGCCGCCGCTTAGCGGTGATGAGATTTTAGAGATTGCAAAGCTTGACGCTCTTGAAGCAATAGAACCTGAGTTTAAGCCGCTTAGAAGCTACCGAGCGCCGCATCACTCGTCTACGACGGCAAGCGTGTTTGGCGGAGGAAGTCATAAGGCAAAAATAGGAGAAGTGGGTTTGGCCCATAGGGGGATTTTATTTTTTGACGAACTGCCTCATTTTTCAAAAATTATTTTAGAAGCTCTTAGAGAACCTCTGCAAGACAATAAGATAAGAATATCAAGGGTGAATGCAAAGGTTGAATATCCGAGTGATTTTTTGTTTGTCGGTGCGATGAATCCTTGTCCGTGCGGGAATCTTTTAAATGCGCAAAAAGAGTGCAGATGCAGCGAGCTTGATGTGCATAGATATAAAAACAGGCTCTCGGATCCATTTTTGGAGAGAATAGATTTGTGCGTCGTTATGCAGCAAATAAATCCAAATGATAAAGCAACAATTAGTTCAAGAGACATGCATAAGCAGGTTATAGAGGTTCACAAAAGAGTGAAGCTTAGAGGGCAAAAAAGTTTTACGGCAAAACTTAGTGATACCGAGATAGATAAGTTTTGTGTTTTAAGCACTGAGGCAAAAGATATTTTGGATATGGCGGTTCATAAATTTGCTCTTTCTTTTAGAAGTATAAAAAAGATTCAAAAAGTCGCCCGAACAATTGCGGATTTGCGTGCGGGAGATGTGATAGAGAAGGGTGATATCTTAGAGGCACTCAGCTATAGAAGAAGATGA
- the metH gene encoding methionine synthase, whose product MTTKEYILKTIKTRPLIIDGAMGTQLQQRDEKISKEAWEGNEGCNELLNATCPEVLSEIYRAYLTAGADLITTNTFGSFSWVLDEYGISHRAYELTYAGTKLAKDECEKFSTPEHPRFVLGSIGPGTKLPSLGHITYDEMFEGYSEFCLALIDGGADIFLLETCQDPLQIKAALHACQEANRQRGVEIPIMVSVTIELSGTMLIGTDAATIATILEPFDILSLGFNCGTGPEQVEKHVKTLSEIWHKPISIHANAGLPQNRGGYTYYPMGHDEFATKQESFLKYDGVSFLGGCCGTTPQHIRALVNRVSKTAPKKPKGSQPNSLASLFNTVSLTQESSVLLVGERSNATGSKAFRELLLAEDYEGTLSVAQQQVRVGAHVLDVSVGFAGRDETKDMNRVMSLYAQKIALPLMPDSTQTPALEEALKLIGGKPIINSVNLEDGIEKFDKVCALAKKFGAALVCLTIDEIGMAKTVERKLEVAERIYELATQKHGIKPENLVFDLLTFTLGSGDEEYADAGINTIEAIRELRTRHPEVGAILGLSNISFGLDKDARPYLNSMFLHHCTQAGLTSVIINVQHIIPINKISETDQEICDNLIFNRKANGAALFEFIEHFSTKEAIDTTKLDEAYLAMSTEEKIAKLLMDGDKERMIPLVEEARHSIAPEKIVNEILIDAMKVVGELFGKGEMQLPFVLQSAETMKKTVDYLNPYLPKIDKKVDTTLILGTVKGDVHDVGKNLVDIILSNNGFKVINLGIKVDIEAFIKTLKESDASAVGMSGLLVKSTQVMKENLEALQREGIKIPVLLGGAALTRPFIDDFCRPFYDGPIFYCKDAFDGVTAMSRIEAGNFDTDLHGKEGEEKIVKVKEEIIIPPFEQLKMPSRDVKVPTPPFWGRRELKLTPQQIEMAFEWLNHKLLFKARWGYSSKGLSKEAYEKQLNEVVYPAYEKLKKRFIEEKLFEPTIIYGYWPCRSDDDTLLIFDESEGYNSESEINREPLYEIMGRAKEKFTFPRQSKQPHRALSDFFHRERHDVVAFTCVSAGAKLSEVEREIYAMGDYAEYYRFHGLGVELAEALAEIAHKQIRLDLGIAKDEGNKLSDVKMSAYEGCRYSFGYAACPNLELNRPLFNLLKPEEFGIELSETFQIHPEQSTSALVVYHPSASYYNV is encoded by the coding sequence ATGACAACAAAAGAGTATATCTTAAAAACTATAAAAACCAGACCCCTAATCATAGACGGAGCCATGGGAACACAGCTTCAACAACGAGATGAAAAAATATCAAAAGAGGCGTGGGAGGGCAACGAGGGGTGTAACGAACTTCTTAACGCTACATGTCCGGAGGTTTTAAGCGAGATTTACCGTGCCTATCTTACAGCGGGCGCAGACCTCATCACTACCAACACATTTGGCTCATTTTCATGGGTTTTGGATGAGTACGGTATCTCTCATAGAGCTTATGAGCTGACATATGCGGGAACAAAACTTGCAAAAGATGAGTGCGAAAAGTTTTCCACCCCAGAGCATCCGAGATTTGTTTTAGGCTCCATCGGACCGGGGACGAAACTTCCATCATTGGGGCATATAACTTACGATGAGATGTTTGAGGGCTACAGCGAGTTTTGTTTAGCATTGATTGATGGCGGAGCGGATATTTTCTTGCTTGAGACCTGTCAAGACCCTCTTCAGATAAAAGCGGCTCTTCATGCGTGTCAAGAAGCTAACCGACAAAGAGGCGTGGAGATTCCAATCATGGTATCCGTCACGATTGAACTTAGTGGAACTATGCTTATAGGAACGGATGCCGCAACTATCGCAACCATCTTAGAGCCTTTTGACATCCTCTCACTTGGTTTTAACTGCGGAACGGGCCCAGAACAGGTAGAAAAACATGTAAAAACTCTAAGCGAGATTTGGCACAAACCCATCAGTATTCACGCAAATGCAGGACTTCCGCAAAATAGAGGTGGCTACACATACTACCCAATGGGACACGATGAGTTTGCCACAAAACAGGAGAGTTTTTTAAAGTACGACGGCGTGAGCTTTTTGGGCGGATGTTGCGGAACGACACCCCAACATATCCGAGCATTAGTCAATCGTGTTAGCAAAACCGCTCCAAAAAAGCCAAAAGGAAGCCAGCCAAACTCTCTTGCTTCACTATTTAATACAGTTTCACTTACGCAAGAGTCATCAGTTCTGCTTGTCGGAGAGAGAAGCAACGCAACTGGTTCTAAGGCATTTCGTGAACTGCTTTTGGCAGAGGACTATGAGGGAACGCTAAGTGTCGCTCAACAGCAGGTAAGAGTCGGTGCGCATGTGCTAGATGTGAGTGTCGGTTTTGCAGGTCGTGATGAGACAAAAGATATGAACAGAGTTATGAGTTTGTATGCGCAAAAGATAGCACTTCCGCTTATGCCCGACTCCACGCAAACTCCAGCCCTTGAGGAAGCACTTAAACTCATCGGCGGTAAACCCATCATCAACTCCGTAAACCTTGAAGACGGGATAGAGAAGTTTGACAAAGTTTGCGCCCTGGCTAAAAAATTTGGAGCCGCTCTTGTTTGTCTCACTATCGATGAGATAGGTATGGCAAAAACGGTTGAGCGTAAGCTTGAAGTCGCCGAGCGCATCTATGAACTTGCCACCCAAAAGCACGGCATCAAGCCAGAGAATTTGGTTTTCGACCTGCTCACTTTTACCCTTGGAAGCGGGGATGAAGAGTACGCTGATGCAGGCATAAACACCATCGAAGCCATAAGAGAACTCCGCACAAGACACCCTGAAGTAGGAGCGATTTTGGGGCTTTCAAACATCTCTTTCGGGCTTGACAAAGATGCCAGACCCTACCTCAACTCCATGTTTTTACACCACTGTACACAAGCGGGACTTACAAGCGTCATCATCAATGTTCAGCACATCATCCCCATAAACAAAATCAGCGAAACTGACCAAGAGATATGTGACAACCTTATCTTTAACCGCAAGGCAAACGGAGCGGCTCTTTTTGAGTTTATCGAGCATTTCAGCACAAAAGAAGCGATTGACACGACAAAACTAGACGAAGCATACCTTGCAATGAGCACGGAAGAGAAAATCGCAAAACTTCTTATGGACGGCGACAAAGAGAGAATGATTCCTTTAGTTGAAGAGGCAAGACACTCCATTGCACCTGAGAAAATCGTCAACGAGATTTTGATTGATGCTATGAAAGTCGTCGGAGAGCTATTTGGCAAAGGAGAGATGCAGCTCCCTTTTGTTCTTCAAAGTGCCGAAACTATGAAAAAAACGGTAGATTATCTAAACCCTTACTTACCTAAAATTGACAAAAAAGTAGATACTACCTTGATACTAGGAACGGTAAAGGGGGATGTTCACGATGTCGGTAAAAATCTAGTAGATATCATCCTCTCAAACAACGGCTTTAAAGTCATAAATCTCGGCATAAAAGTTGATATCGAAGCATTTATAAAAACCCTAAAAGAGTCAGACGCAAGTGCCGTCGGCATGAGCGGGCTTCTGGTAAAATCGACGCAAGTTATGAAAGAGAACCTTGAAGCACTCCAAAGAGAGGGGATAAAAATCCCCGTACTTCTGGGCGGTGCGGCACTTACCCGTCCGTTTATAGATGATTTTTGCCGCCCGTTTTACGATGGACCAATATTCTACTGCAAAGATGCGTTTGACGGCGTAACCGCCATGAGCCGCATCGAAGCTGGCAATTTCGATACCGACCTGCACGGCAAAGAGGGCGAAGAGAAGATAGTTAAAGTAAAAGAAGAGATTATCATCCCACCATTTGAGCAGCTCAAAATGCCATCTCGTGATGTCAAAGTTCCAACGCCGCCGTTTTGGGGCAGAAGAGAGCTAAAACTAACTCCACAACAAATCGAAATGGCATTTGAGTGGCTAAACCACAAACTTCTCTTTAAAGCTCGTTGGGGTTACAGCTCAAAAGGGCTTAGCAAAGAGGCGTATGAAAAGCAGTTAAATGAGGTAGTTTATCCGGCGTATGAGAAGCTAAAAAAACGATTTATCGAAGAGAAGCTCTTTGAGCCGACCATTATTTATGGCTACTGGCCATGCAGAAGCGACGATGATACACTTCTGATTTTTGACGAAAGCGAAGGCTATAACAGCGAGAGCGAGATAAACCGTGAACCTCTTTATGAGATTATGGGCAGAGCAAAAGAGAAGTTCACATTTCCACGCCAGTCAAAACAACCGCACCGCGCACTCAGCGACTTTTTCCACAGAGAGAGACACGATGTGGTCGCATTTACATGTGTAAGTGCCGGAGCAAAACTAAGCGAAGTCGAGAGAGAGATTTATGCGATGGGAGATTATGCCGAGTATTACAGATTTCACGGGCTAGGCGTTGAACTTGCCGAAGCTTTGGCGGAGATAGCCCACAAACAGATACGCCTTGATTTGGGAATTGCCAAAGACGAGGGCAACAAACTAAGCGATGTAAAAATGTCCGCATACGAGGGATGCCGCTACTCGTTTGGATACGCCGCATGCCCCAACCTAGAACTAAACCGCCCACTCTTCAACCTCCTAAAACCCGAAGAGTTCGGTATAGAACTAAGCGAAACATTTCAAATCCACCCGGAACAGTCAACCTCTGCACTTGTGGTTTATCACCCGAGTGCTAGTTATTATAATGTTTAG
- a CDS encoding Fic family protein — translation MLISPILPIDIKGNIDIELLKLAEEVCIKSASLLSDYNPQIISSVKKLLRITNSYYSNRIEAQSTHPIEIEKAMKKEFSKDTKEEQLQKLSLAHIKTQEYVEEYCTSKKEVIDRKFIKSIHKEFYSADGMENFLKITNKTQTIMMQSGEFRKNSVEVANHIAPSFEKIDSIFNYYEKEYQNIYVNNTKAMKLLSALSSHHRLVYIHPFLDGNGRVSRLHLDAMLFHMELEGYGLWNISRGLARDVKGYQKHLSLADMIRQGATDGRGELSLRGLQYYLKYMLEIALNQITFMGKSLSLPTLNHRMSTFVELSQKGMYTIAPLPKQSEILFSALLIKGEIQRGEVEKIISKSKKSAYTLVKTLLDMEYLESDSPRGSLRLKLNTFFASKLIPDLIPEPIFEKRVISSSSIAECL, via the coding sequence ATGCTTATCTCTCCGATACTTCCCATAGACATAAAAGGAAATATAGATATTGAGTTGCTAAAGCTTGCAGAGGAAGTTTGTATCAAAAGTGCATCTTTGCTCAGTGACTACAATCCTCAAATCATCTCATCAGTAAAAAAGCTACTTAGGATAACAAACAGCTATTATTCAAACAGGATAGAAGCACAAAGTACGCATCCCATAGAGATAGAAAAAGCGATGAAAAAAGAGTTCTCAAAAGATACAAAAGAAGAGCAATTGCAAAAATTATCTTTGGCTCATATCAAGACGCAAGAGTATGTTGAAGAGTATTGCACATCAAAAAAAGAAGTTATCGACAGAAAATTTATAAAAAGTATTCATAAAGAGTTTTATAGTGCCGATGGAATGGAAAACTTTTTAAAAATAACAAATAAAACGCAAACAATCATGATGCAAAGCGGAGAGTTTAGAAAAAACAGTGTCGAAGTAGCCAACCATATCGCACCATCTTTTGAAAAAATTGATTCTATTTTCAACTACTATGAAAAAGAGTATCAAAATATTTATGTCAACAATACCAAAGCGATGAAACTTTTAAGCGCACTCTCTTCACATCATCGGCTTGTCTATATACACCCTTTTTTAGACGGCAATGGAAGAGTATCGCGACTGCATCTTGATGCTATGCTTTTTCATATGGAGCTAGAGGGGTACGGGCTATGGAATATATCAAGAGGTCTTGCCAGAGATGTAAAAGGGTATCAAAAACACCTCTCATTAGCAGATATGATAAGACAAGGTGCAACGGATGGAAGAGGGGAGCTTTCACTTAGAGGCTTACAGTACTATTTAAAATATATGTTAGAAATAGCACTTAATCAGATAACATTTATGGGTAAAAGCCTCAGCTTACCAACGCTTAACCATAGAATGAGCACTTTTGTAGAACTCTCACAAAAAGGGATGTACACAATAGCACCACTGCCAAAACAGAGCGAAATATTGTTTAGTGCGCTTCTCATAAAGGGCGAAATTCAAAGAGGAGAAGTTGAAAAAATCATCTCTAAAAGCAAAAAAAGCGCATATACTTTAGTAAAGACTTTGCTAGATATGGAGTATTTAGAATCTGACTCGCCAAGAGGTTCATTGAGATTGAAACTAAACACATTTTTTGCTTCTAAGCTGATACCCGACTTGATACCGGAGCCTATTTTCGAAAAGCGCGTAATATCATCTTCTTCTATAGCTGAGTGCCTCTAA